Proteins from a genomic interval of Salvelinus alpinus chromosome 7, SLU_Salpinus.1, whole genome shotgun sequence:
- the LOC139581155 gene encoding protein sprouty homolog 1-like — MALQSQHGPGGSLVVIQQPSLEGRQRSDYERELHHAAILSLDQIKAIRSSNEYTEGPSVVRRPPAPRMAPRPDKQQERTHEVILVNVNNNYEHRPVGHGHHGGVVVVAGGQQCSSRAPGLNRSTSTGSAASSGSNSSASSEQGLLARSPPSRPGMVALHQHHHRAERTQPVRAQPKALLAPQHGSHPPPPLEAPLKPSGKGDVASGHQFICERCGKCKCGDCTTPRTLPSCLACNGQCLCSAESALEHGTCMCLVKGVFYHCSNDDEGDSCADHPCSLSRSHCCSRFLCMGLLSVLFPCLLCYPPVKGCLKACQGCYDQVNRPGCRCKNSNTVYCKMESWSPQTLEKPS, encoded by the coding sequence ATGGCGCTCCAAAGTCAACATGGCCCTGGCGGTTCATTAGTGGTGATCCAGCAGCCTTCCCTGGAGGGCCGGCAGAGGTCAGATTACGAGCGGGAGCTCCATCATGCCGCCATCCTCTCCCTGGACCAAATCAAGGCCATTCGCTCCAGCAACGAGTACACAGAGGGGCCGTCGGTGGTCCGGAGGCCCCCTGCGCCCCGCATGGCACCCAGGCCCGACAAGCAGCAGGAGAGGACTCACGAGGTGATCCTCGTCAATGTGAACAACAACTATGAGCACCGGCCGGTAGGGCATGGCCACCACGGTGGGGTGGTGGTAGTAGCCGGAGGCCAGCAGTGTAGCTCCAGGGCCCCGGGCCTTAATCGCTCCACCAGTACGGGCAGCGCGGCCAGCTCTGGGAGCAACAGCAGTGCATCCTCTGAGCAGGGACTCCTGGCCCGCTCGCCTCCTTCTAGACCGGGGATGGTGGccctccaccagcaccaccacagAGCCGAGAGGACTCAGCCTGTTCGGGCTCAGCCCAAGGCGCTGCTAGCCCCCCAGCATGGCTCTCACCCGCCGCCGCCACTGGAGGCACCGCTCAAGCCCTCAGGGAAAGGGGACGTGGCGTCTGGCCACCAGTTCATCTGCGAGCGCTGCGGGAAGTGCAAGTGCGGGGACTGCACAACCCCAAGGACCCTGCCCTCGTGCCTGGCCTGCAACGGCCAGTGCCTGTGCTCGGCGGAGAGCGCCCTGGAGCATGGCACGTGCATGTGCCTGGTCAAGGGCGTCTTCTACCACTGTTCCAACGACGACGAGGGAGACTCGTGCGCCGACCACCCCTGCTCGCTGTCGCGCTCCCACTGCTGCTCACGCTTCCTCTGCATGGGATTACTGTCGGTACTGTTCCCCTGTTTGCTGTGCTACCCGCCCGTCAAGGGGTGCCTGAAGGCGTGCCAGGGCTGCTACGACCAAGTCAACAGACCCGGCTGCCGCTGCAAGAACTCCAACACTGTCTATTGCAAAATGGAGAGCTGGTCCCCACAGACCCTGGAAAAGCCTTCCTGA